A single genomic interval of Cupriavidus necator harbors:
- a CDS encoding tripartite tricarboxylate transporter TctB family protein: protein MRIRSQKDFASGLMFVLVGLGFSWVARGYSMGTAAKMGPGYFPFLLGLVLAVLGAVVLLSSLSPKGEEDHLARWDLKTLLWILGSVVLFGLLLKPLGMVLSVFVLVMVSSMASHEFSWKGALLNAVVLVLISLGAFVYGINLQMPVWPAFITG from the coding sequence TTGCGCATACGCAGCCAAAAGGACTTTGCCTCCGGCCTGATGTTCGTTCTGGTCGGTCTGGGCTTTTCCTGGGTCGCTCGCGGCTATTCCATGGGAACGGCCGCGAAGATGGGACCCGGATATTTTCCATTCCTGCTGGGACTGGTGCTGGCAGTGCTGGGGGCGGTGGTGCTGCTGTCCTCGCTGTCGCCCAAGGGCGAGGAAGACCATCTGGCGCGCTGGGACCTGAAGACGCTGCTGTGGATCCTCGGTTCGGTGGTGCTGTTCGGCCTGCTGCTCAAGCCGCTGGGCATGGTGCTGTCGGTGTTCGTGCTGGTGATGGTGTCGTCGATGGCCAGCCATGAATTCAGCTGGAAGGGCGCGCTGCTCAACGCCGTGGTGCTGGTGCTGATCAGCCTTGGCGCATTCGTCTACGGCATCAACCTGCAGATGCCGGTGTGGCCGGCCTTTATCACCGGTTAA
- a CDS encoding tripartite tricarboxylate transporter permease: MELFDHLALGFSTALSLQNLAYAFLGCVLGTLIGVLPGLGPLATIAMLLPITYTLPPVAALIMLAGIYYGAQYGGSTTAILVNLPGESSSVVTTIDGYQMARRGRAGVALATAGLGSFFAGCVATLILAAFATPLSELAFKFGPAEYFSLMVLGLIGAVVLASGSLPKAISMIVLGLLLGLIGTDVNSGAARFSFDVPELTDGIDFVALAMGMFGFAEIIANLEQKEARETFTNRVTNLFPTREDFRRMIPAVLRGTALGSALGILPGGGAALASFAAYSLEKKTSKYAHEFGKGAIEGVAGPESANNAAAQTSFIPLLTLGIPPNAVMALMVGAMTIHNIQPGPQVMTSNPALFWGLIASMWIGNLMLIILNLPMIGIWVKLLTVPYRFLYPAILVFCGIGVYSVNNQTFDVFMAAGFGIIGYLFLKLRCEPAPLLLGFVLGPMMEENFRRTLLLSRGDFTVFVTRPLSVGLLIAAAALVAVVALPSIKAKREEAFQEE, from the coding sequence ATGGAATTGTTTGATCACCTTGCGCTGGGCTTTTCCACGGCCCTGTCGCTGCAGAACCTGGCCTACGCCTTCCTGGGCTGCGTGCTGGGTACCCTGATCGGCGTGCTGCCGGGCCTGGGGCCGCTGGCCACCATCGCCATGCTGCTGCCGATCACCTACACGCTGCCGCCGGTGGCCGCGCTGATCATGCTGGCCGGCATCTACTACGGCGCCCAGTACGGCGGTTCGACCACCGCCATCCTGGTCAACCTGCCTGGCGAATCGTCATCGGTGGTGACCACCATCGACGGCTACCAGATGGCAAGGCGAGGACGAGCGGGGGTGGCGCTGGCCACCGCCGGCCTGGGCTCGTTCTTTGCCGGCTGCGTGGCCACCCTGATCCTGGCAGCCTTTGCCACGCCGCTGTCTGAACTGGCGTTCAAGTTCGGCCCTGCCGAATACTTCTCGCTGATGGTGCTGGGCCTGATCGGCGCCGTGGTGCTGGCCTCGGGGTCGCTGCCCAAGGCGATCTCGATGATCGTGCTGGGGCTGTTGCTGGGCCTGATCGGCACCGACGTGAACTCGGGCGCGGCGCGCTTCTCATTCGATGTGCCGGAACTGACCGATGGCATCGACTTCGTGGCGCTGGCCATGGGCATGTTCGGCTTTGCCGAGATCATCGCCAACCTGGAGCAGAAGGAAGCGCGCGAGACCTTCACCAACCGCGTGACCAACCTGTTCCCGACCAGGGAAGACTTCAGGCGCATGATCCCGGCTGTGCTGCGCGGCACCGCGCTGGGCTCCGCGCTTGGCATCCTGCCCGGTGGTGGCGCGGCGCTGGCCTCGTTCGCGGCGTACTCGCTGGAGAAGAAGACCTCCAAGTACGCACATGAATTCGGCAAGGGCGCGATCGAAGGCGTGGCAGGTCCGGAGTCTGCCAACAACGCCGCGGCACAAACCTCGTTCATCCCGCTGCTGACGCTGGGCATTCCGCCCAACGCGGTGATGGCGCTGATGGTGGGTGCGATGACCATCCACAACATCCAGCCCGGCCCGCAGGTGATGACCAGCAACCCGGCGCTGTTCTGGGGCCTGATCGCCTCGATGTGGATCGGCAACCTGATGCTGATCATCCTGAACCTGCCGATGATCGGCATCTGGGTGAAGCTGCTGACCGTGCCGTACCGCTTCCTGTACCCGGCGATCCTGGTGTTCTGCGGCATTGGCGTGTACTCAGTCAACAACCAGACCTTCGACGTGTTCATGGCCGCCGGCTTTGGCATCATCGGCTACCTGTTCCTGAAGCTGCGCTGCGAACCCGCTCCGCTGCTGCTGGGCTTCGTGCTGGGGCCGATGATGGAAGAGAACTTCCGCCGCACGCTGCTGCTGTCGCGTGGTGACTTCACCGTGTTCGTGACCCGGCCGCTGTCGGTCGGACTGCTGATCGCAGCCGCTGCCCTGGTTGCAGTAGTGGCGCTGCCGTCGATCAAGGCCAAGCGCGAAGAAGCGTTCCAGGAAGAATAG
- a CDS encoding hybrid sensor histidine kinase/response regulator translates to MNSEQLRDASLLELFALEADAQAEVLNAGLLALERNPAAAEQLEACMRAAHSLKGAARIVGLDGGVRVAHAMEDCLVAAQGGMPLTAAHIDALLQGTDLLLRIGHPPGGNPGWAEHAGRAEIDAVVQRLGTVDGGAAAPVVQAQPAPAPLPEPAPAIPAPPAPADDTQERMLRVNADALDQLLALSGEAMVESHWLRPFGTSLQKARRQQARALRAVDALQQALQDGNAGAAAHTALAELRQLLDESHDQLAARLEEFEQYDHRATRLARRLYDSALASRMRPLADALTGYARMVRDLGRALGKPVHLDLIGAGTQVDRDILEALDAPLAHLLRNAVDHGIEAPEVRAAQGKPAEGRVTLQARHNAGRLVIEIFDDGAGVDLEALRDAIVRRRLASAETAARLSQAELLDFLLLPGFSMRDSVSEVSGRGVGLDAVQEMVRRVRGSLRLTQQPGQGLHFRMELPLTLSVVRALLVEVAGEAYAFPLGRVLRAASVARSEIEQTEGHQHFRHEGRAIGLVSAAQVLQRPEADAANAHAQVPVVVIGEAERIYGIAVDRMLGERLLVVQPLPAALGKVRDIAAGSLTDDGTPVLIFDVEDVIRSVEKLVSEGRIEGVRQAAVASVQARARRVLVVDDSLTVRELQRKLLAGRGYDVAVAVDGMDGWNVLRAEPFDLVITDIDMPRMDGIELVRRIRQDAALRQLPVMVVSYKDREQDRQRGLEAGADYYLAKGSFHDAALLDAVHDLIGEARP, encoded by the coding sequence ATGAATTCCGAGCAACTGCGCGACGCCTCGCTGCTGGAACTGTTCGCGCTCGAGGCCGATGCCCAGGCCGAAGTCCTCAATGCCGGCCTGCTGGCGCTGGAGCGCAACCCGGCAGCCGCCGAGCAGCTCGAAGCCTGCATGCGTGCCGCCCACTCGCTCAAGGGCGCGGCCCGCATCGTCGGGCTCGATGGCGGCGTGCGCGTAGCACACGCCATGGAAGACTGCCTGGTCGCCGCACAGGGCGGCATGCCGCTGACCGCCGCGCATATCGACGCGCTGCTGCAAGGCACCGACCTGCTGCTGCGCATCGGCCATCCGCCCGGCGGCAATCCGGGCTGGGCCGAGCACGCGGGCCGCGCCGAGATCGATGCAGTGGTGCAGCGGCTGGGCACGGTCGATGGCGGTGCCGCGGCGCCGGTCGTGCAGGCACAGCCAGCGCCGGCCCCGTTACCGGAACCAGCGCCCGCGATACCGGCGCCGCCGGCACCGGCAGACGACACACAGGAGCGCATGCTGCGCGTGAATGCCGACGCGCTTGACCAGTTGCTGGCGCTGTCCGGCGAGGCCATGGTCGAGTCGCACTGGCTGCGCCCCTTCGGCACCTCGCTGCAGAAGGCAAGGCGGCAACAGGCACGCGCACTGCGCGCCGTCGATGCGCTGCAGCAAGCCTTGCAGGACGGCAACGCGGGCGCGGCTGCGCACACCGCGCTGGCAGAACTGCGCCAGCTGCTGGACGAAAGCCACGATCAGCTGGCCGCGCGGCTGGAAGAGTTCGAACAGTACGATCACCGCGCCACGCGGCTGGCGCGCCGGCTCTATGACAGCGCGCTGGCCTCGCGCATGCGCCCGCTGGCGGACGCGCTGACCGGCTATGCGCGCATGGTGCGCGACCTCGGGCGCGCGCTCGGCAAGCCGGTGCACCTGGACCTGATCGGCGCCGGCACCCAGGTGGACCGCGATATCCTGGAAGCACTGGACGCGCCGCTGGCGCACCTGCTGCGCAACGCGGTGGACCACGGCATCGAAGCGCCCGAGGTGCGCGCGGCGCAGGGCAAGCCGGCGGAAGGCCGCGTCACGCTGCAGGCGCGCCACAACGCGGGCCGCCTGGTGATCGAAATCTTCGACGACGGCGCCGGCGTCGACCTGGAAGCCCTGCGCGACGCCATCGTGCGGCGGCGGCTGGCGTCCGCAGAGACCGCGGCACGGCTGTCGCAGGCAGAGCTGCTCGACTTCCTGCTGCTGCCGGGCTTCAGCATGCGCGACTCGGTCTCCGAGGTCTCCGGCCGCGGCGTGGGCCTCGATGCCGTGCAGGAGATGGTGCGCCGCGTGCGTGGCAGCCTGCGCCTGACGCAGCAGCCGGGCCAGGGCCTGCACTTCCGGATGGAGTTGCCACTGACGCTGTCGGTGGTGCGCGCTCTGCTGGTGGAGGTCGCGGGCGAAGCCTATGCCTTCCCGCTGGGCCGCGTGCTGCGCGCGGCCTCGGTGGCGCGCAGCGAGATCGAGCAGACCGAAGGGCACCAGCATTTCCGCCACGAAGGCCGCGCCATCGGGCTGGTCAGCGCGGCGCAGGTGCTGCAACGCCCCGAGGCTGACGCTGCCAATGCGCACGCGCAAGTGCCAGTGGTGGTCATCGGCGAGGCCGAGCGCATCTATGGCATTGCCGTCGACCGCATGCTGGGCGAGCGCCTGCTGGTGGTGCAGCCGCTGCCGGCGGCACTGGGCAAGGTCCGCGACATCGCCGCCGGCAGCCTCACCGACGACGGCACGCCGGTGCTGATCTTCGATGTCGAGGACGTGATCCGCTCGGTCGAGAAGCTGGTCTCCGAGGGCCGCATCGAAGGCGTGCGGCAGGCGGCCGTGGCCAGCGTCCAGGCGCGCGCGCGGCGCGTGCTGGTGGTGGACGACTCGCTCACCGTGCGCGAGCTGCAGCGCAAGCTGCTGGCCGGGCGCGGCTATGACGTGGCGGTGGCGGTCGACGGCATGGACGGCTGGAATGTGCTGCGCGCCGAGCCCTTCGACCTGGTCATCACCGATATCGACATGCCGCGCATGGACGGCATCGAGCTGGTGCGCCGGATCCGGCAGGACGCCGCGCTGCGGCAGCTGCCGGTGATGGTGGTGTCGTACAAGGACCGCGAACAGGACCGCCAGCGCGGGCTCGAGGCCGGCGCGGACTATTATCTGGCCAAGGGCAGTTTCCACGACGCCGCGTTGCTCGACGCGGTCCATGACCTGATCGGCGAGGCACGCCCATGA
- a CDS encoding chemotaxis response regulator protein-glutamate methylesterase — protein MKIGIVNDSALAVAALRRALALDPSFEIAWVAGDGEQAVQMAARQTPDLILMDLLMPVMDGVEATRRIMSATPCAIVVVTMDLGRNASQVFDAMGHGAIDAVDTPTLVEPDAQLAAGPLLRKLRNIGRLLAGRVAPQHRLTAAPRAVAAPRLVAIGASAGGPAALATLLGALPADFGAAVVTVQHVDEAFAAGMADWLDGQCKLPVRIARAGDAPQAGTVLLAGTNDHLRLASPTRMAYSEQPCDYLYRPSIDVFFESVVEHWRGDVIGVLLTGMGRDGALGLKAMRERGFLTIAQDRATSAVYGMPKAAAAMGAAAEILPLPRIAPRLVQACGGTVPL, from the coding sequence ATGAAGATCGGCATCGTCAATGACTCGGCGCTTGCGGTAGCCGCGCTGCGCCGCGCGCTTGCGCTGGATCCGTCGTTCGAGATCGCCTGGGTCGCCGGCGACGGCGAACAGGCGGTGCAGATGGCCGCGCGCCAGACCCCGGACCTGATCCTGATGGACCTGCTGATGCCGGTCATGGACGGCGTCGAGGCGACCCGGCGCATCATGTCCGCCACCCCCTGCGCCATCGTGGTGGTGACCATGGACCTGGGCCGCAATGCCTCGCAGGTGTTCGACGCAATGGGCCACGGCGCCATCGACGCGGTCGACACCCCCACGCTGGTCGAGCCCGACGCCCAGCTTGCCGCCGGGCCGCTGCTGCGCAAGCTGCGCAATATCGGCCGCCTGCTGGCCGGCCGCGTGGCCCCGCAGCATAGGCTGACGGCAGCGCCGCGCGCAGTGGCCGCACCACGGCTGGTGGCGATCGGCGCCTCGGCCGGCGGCCCGGCCGCGCTGGCCACGCTGCTGGGCGCGCTGCCGGCGGACTTCGGCGCCGCGGTGGTCACCGTGCAGCATGTGGACGAAGCCTTTGCCGCCGGCATGGCCGACTGGCTCGACGGACAGTGCAAGCTGCCGGTGCGCATTGCCCGCGCCGGCGACGCGCCCCAGGCCGGCACGGTGCTGCTGGCCGGCACCAACGACCACCTGCGCCTGGCCAGTCCCACGCGCATGGCCTACTCCGAACAGCCCTGCGACTACCTGTACCGCCCCTCCATCGATGTGTTCTTTGAAAGCGTGGTGGAGCACTGGCGCGGCGACGTGATCGGCGTGCTGCTCACCGGCATGGGCCGCGACGGCGCGCTGGGGCTGAAGGCGATGCGCGAGCGCGGCTTCCTGACCATCGCCCAGGACCGCGCCACCAGCGCCGTGTACGGCATGCCCAAGGCCGCCGCAGCCATGGGCGCGGCCGCGGAGATCCTGCCGCTGCCGCGCATTGCGCCGCGGCTGGTGCAGGCATGCGGCGGCACCGTGCCGCTTTGA
- a CDS encoding CheR family methyltransferase yields the protein MSTATHIEALLKARIGLDAGAIGTGAVARAVRERQQARQAPDTQAYWDLLHGTADEFQALIEAVVVPETWFFRHREALLALGRLAAERAFADGRRTLRALSLPCSTGEEPYSIAMAMLDAGVPAGRFAIDAVDISARALARARQGEYGANAFRSAPLDFRDRYFTATPSGYVLDARVRAQVRLLQGNLVDPGLLAGERPYDFVFCRNLLIYFDAPGQRHAVQTLARLAAADGILFVGPAEASVLSAQGLEPVGLPLTFAFRKPSAVPAARAAPRAPVHAAQPPRMAAPPRLPRPPASMRPVPVTPPPLRPAAPAPGNDQRAALAAIAAQADRGELEAATAACLALLERTADANADAYCMLGVLHDAAGRAAQAHAAYRKALYLDPAHQESLYHLAALLDTEGDHAGAMHLRQRAQRHTRKHHG from the coding sequence ATGAGCACTGCCACGCACATCGAGGCCCTGCTCAAGGCCCGCATCGGCCTGGACGCCGGCGCCATCGGCACCGGCGCGGTAGCACGCGCCGTGCGTGAGCGCCAGCAGGCACGGCAGGCGCCGGACACCCAGGCCTACTGGGACTTGCTGCACGGCACCGCCGATGAATTCCAGGCCCTGATCGAGGCCGTGGTGGTGCCCGAGACCTGGTTCTTCCGGCATCGCGAAGCACTGCTGGCGCTGGGCCGCCTTGCCGCCGAGCGCGCCTTTGCCGACGGCAGGCGCACCCTGCGCGCGCTGAGCCTGCCCTGCTCCACCGGCGAAGAGCCCTACTCGATCGCCATGGCCATGCTCGATGCGGGCGTGCCGGCGGGCCGCTTTGCCATCGATGCGGTGGACATCAGCGCCCGCGCGCTGGCCCGCGCACGCCAGGGCGAATACGGCGCAAACGCGTTTCGCAGCGCGCCGCTGGATTTCCGCGACCGCTATTTCACGGCCACGCCCAGCGGCTATGTGCTGGATGCACGCGTGCGCGCACAGGTGCGGCTGCTGCAGGGCAACCTGGTCGATCCCGGCCTGCTGGCCGGCGAGCGGCCCTATGACTTCGTGTTCTGCCGCAACCTGCTGATCTACTTCGACGCGCCGGGGCAGCGGCATGCGGTGCAGACGCTGGCGCGGCTGGCCGCTGCCGACGGCATTCTCTTTGTCGGGCCGGCCGAGGCCAGCGTGCTGAGCGCGCAGGGCCTGGAGCCGGTCGGCCTGCCGCTGACCTTTGCCTTCCGCAAGCCGTCCGCCGTGCCCGCCGCCAGGGCGGCGCCGCGTGCGCCCGTGCACGCGGCCCAGCCGCCGCGCATGGCCGCACCGCCACGGCTGCCGCGGCCGCCTGCCTCGATGCGGCCCGTCCCGGTCACGCCCCCGCCCCTGCGGCCCGCAGCGCCCGCGCCTGGCAACGATCAGCGCGCCGCGCTGGCTGCCATTGCCGCCCAGGCCGACCGCGGCGAGCTGGAGGCTGCCACCGCAGCCTGCCTGGCGCTGCTCGAGCGCACCGCGGATGCCAACGCCGACGCCTATTGCATGCTGGGTGTGCTGCACGACGCCGCGGGCCGCGCCGCGCAGGCCCATGCCGCCTACCGCAAGGCGCTGTACCTGGACCCGGCGCACCAGGAAAGCCTGTACCACCTGGCCGCGCTGCTCGATACCGAAGGCGATCACGCTGGCGCCATGCACCTGCGCCAGCGCGCGCAACGCCACACCCGCAAGCACCATGGCTGA
- a CDS encoding DUF4397 domain-containing protein encodes MFRSKTLFIGLALAATAVLTACGGGDDGIDDRIGLSKPTIRVIHAITGGPNVDVLQNGTLTSFVNKPYKFVSTYFNVETGNQLISFNTAGTQTELGRATLTAATGHKYTVVALPGASSAETLTIDDPFEKGLLSHKARVRSLNASFNAQNIDIYLTLPAIDLNSVGPTFANVGYKQAVPASGTDSIDVDGNTTYRLRITTAGTKTVIFDSGALTLANNADWLITTIPVDGIAGLTPNKIKVLVARGDDESQAGLELVTQ; translated from the coding sequence ATGTTCCGATCCAAGACCCTGTTTATCGGCCTCGCGTTAGCTGCCACTGCAGTCCTGACTGCCTGCGGCGGCGGTGATGACGGCATCGACGACCGCATCGGGCTGAGCAAGCCGACGATCCGCGTGATCCACGCCATCACCGGCGGCCCGAACGTCGACGTGCTGCAGAACGGCACCCTGACCAGCTTCGTGAACAAGCCTTACAAGTTCGTCTCGACCTACTTCAATGTCGAAACCGGCAACCAGCTGATCTCCTTCAACACGGCTGGCACGCAGACGGAACTGGGCCGCGCCACCCTGACCGCCGCCACCGGCCACAAATACACCGTGGTCGCGCTGCCGGGTGCGAGCTCCGCTGAAACGCTGACGATCGACGATCCGTTCGAGAAGGGCCTGCTGTCGCACAAGGCACGCGTGCGCAGCCTGAACGCCTCGTTCAATGCGCAGAACATTGACATCTACCTGACCTTGCCGGCCATCGACCTGAACTCGGTGGGCCCGACCTTCGCCAACGTGGGCTACAAGCAGGCTGTGCCAGCCTCGGGCACCGACTCGATCGACGTGGATGGCAACACCACCTACCGCCTGCGCATCACCACCGCGGGGACCAAGACCGTGATCTTCGATTCCGGCGCACTGACCCTGGCCAACAACGCTGACTGGCTGATCACCACGATCCCGGTGGATGGCATTGCCGGCCTGACGCCGAACAAGATCAAGGTGCTGGTGGCACGCGGCGATGATGAGTCGCAAGCTGGTCTTGAACTCGTAACGCAGTAA
- a CDS encoding helix-turn-helix transcriptional regulator has protein sequence MKPPIFDRLFSRIHVLKLVQSSPSTVLSLVDRLRERGIDKNIRSLRPILRSLMMARAITAELVEGCGRVYCITEQGRAELEAYMSHLAVLKAELEPGAEE, from the coding sequence ATGAAACCGCCCATCTTTGACCGGCTTTTCTCACGCATCCATGTGCTCAAGCTTGTGCAGTCGAGCCCGTCCACGGTCCTGAGCCTGGTCGACCGGCTGCGCGAGCGCGGCATCGACAAGAATATCCGCTCGTTGCGGCCGATCCTGCGCAGCCTGATGATGGCGCGGGCCATTACTGCCGAGCTGGTTGAAGGCTGTGGCCGCGTCTATTGCATCACCGAGCAGGGGCGGGCGGAGCTGGAGGCTTATATGTCGCACCTGGCGGTGCTGAAGGCGGAGCTGGAGCCGGGGGCAGAAGAGTAG
- a CDS encoding chemotaxis protein CheW, with protein sequence MAEPPGILLRTENVDDCWRRIGVRGDGSCPALAEHAHCRNCPTYARAAAMLLDAQRLDVMPEALPDAATFTDDDGALPAERGTALACLVFRIGDEWLALPTAALSEVTAPCPIHSLPHRRDAAVLGLAAVRGNLLACLSLARLFDAGAGESASGSRFLILGQGRAAIALPVAEVSGIARVPQPALQPLPATLARASARYTQALFLDQGRSVGLLDAALVRQALARSLA encoded by the coding sequence ATGGCTGAGCCCCCAGGCATTCTCCTGCGCACCGAAAACGTCGACGACTGCTGGCGGCGCATCGGCGTGCGCGGCGACGGCTCGTGCCCCGCCCTGGCCGAGCACGCGCACTGCCGCAACTGCCCCACCTACGCCCGGGCCGCGGCCATGCTGCTGGACGCGCAACGGCTGGACGTAATGCCGGAGGCACTGCCCGATGCCGCCACGTTCACCGACGATGACGGGGCCTTGCCGGCAGAACGCGGCACCGCGCTGGCCTGCCTGGTGTTCCGCATCGGCGATGAGTGGCTGGCCTTGCCAACCGCAGCGCTGAGCGAAGTCACCGCCCCCTGCCCGATCCATTCGCTGCCGCACCGGCGCGATGCCGCCGTGCTGGGGCTGGCCGCGGTGCGCGGCAACCTGCTGGCCTGCCTGTCGCTGGCCCGGCTGTTCGACGCGGGCGCCGGTGAAAGTGCCAGCGGCAGCCGTTTCCTGATCCTCGGGCAGGGCCGCGCCGCGATCGCGCTGCCGGTGGCCGAGGTGTCTGGCATCGCCCGCGTGCCGCAGCCCGCGCTGCAGCCGCTGCCCGCCACCCTTGCGCGGGCCTCGGCGCGCTACACGCAGGCGCTGTTCCTCGACCAGGGCCGCAGCGTCGGGCTGCTCGATGCCGCACTGGTACGCCAGGCGCTGGCCAGGAGCCTGGCATGA
- a CDS encoding diguanylate cyclase domain-containing protein → MQPELPNRPAAPAADKDYLAMVLLVDDQAMVGEAVRRALSTEADIDFHYCAQPDEAVAVAQRTKPTVILQDLVMPGVDGLTLVQRYRENPATRDIPIIVLSTKEDAATKGAAFAAGANDYLVKLPDSIELIARIRYHSRSYLNQLQRDEAYRALRQSQQQLLETNLELQRLTNSDGLTGLSNRRYFDEYLGAEWRRALREQTQVALLMIDVDAFKAYNDTYGHVAGDEVLRRVAAVIRDNCVRPTDLPARFGGEEFAMVLPATSPGGVRLLAEKVRRAVQGLAIAHGGSPTADCVTVSIGGAVLVPQPDQAPNQVVEAADAGLYQAKRNGRNQVMMAQG, encoded by the coding sequence ATGCAACCCGAATTACCCAACCGACCCGCAGCGCCTGCGGCCGACAAGGACTACCTTGCCATGGTGCTGCTGGTGGACGACCAGGCCATGGTCGGCGAAGCGGTGCGCCGCGCGCTCTCCACCGAAGCCGACATCGACTTCCACTACTGCGCGCAGCCCGACGAGGCCGTGGCGGTGGCGCAGCGGACCAAGCCCACCGTGATCCTGCAGGACCTGGTGATGCCGGGCGTGGACGGCCTGACGCTGGTGCAGCGCTATCGCGAGAACCCCGCCACGCGCGACATCCCCATCATCGTGCTTTCGACCAAGGAAGATGCCGCGACCAAGGGCGCGGCGTTTGCCGCCGGCGCCAACGACTACCTGGTCAAGCTGCCCGACAGCATCGAGCTGATTGCGCGCATCCGCTACCACTCGCGCTCCTACCTGAACCAGCTGCAGCGCGACGAAGCCTATCGCGCGCTGCGGCAAAGCCAGCAACAACTGCTGGAAACCAACCTGGAGCTGCAGCGGCTGACCAATTCAGACGGCCTGACCGGCTTGTCCAACCGGCGCTATTTCGATGAATACCTCGGCGCGGAATGGCGCCGCGCGCTGCGCGAGCAAACCCAGGTGGCGCTGCTGATGATCGACGTCGACGCGTTCAAGGCCTACAACGACACCTACGGCCACGTCGCCGGAGACGAGGTGCTGCGCCGCGTGGCCGCTGTGATCCGCGACAATTGCGTGCGCCCCACCGACCTGCCCGCGCGTTTTGGCGGAGAGGAATTCGCCATGGTGCTGCCGGCGACCTCGCCAGGCGGCGTGCGGCTGCTGGCCGAAAAGGTGCGGCGCGCAGTGCAGGGGCTGGCCATTGCCCACGGCGGCTCCCCCACCGCCGACTGCGTCACCGTCAGCATCGGCGGCGCCGTGCTGGTGCCCCAGCCTGACCAGGCGCCGAACCAGGTAGTGGAAGCCGCTGATGCAGGCCTCTACCAGGCCAAGCGCAATGGCCGCAACCAGGTGATGATGGCGCAAGGCTGA